In Streptomyces sp. NBC_00091, the following proteins share a genomic window:
- a CDS encoding SSI family serine proteinase inhibitor has protein sequence MLRLAALAVTSALAAAAAGPLPPLPPLGRLLATPDRLTIELSNTGNRLVDGKFRLECRPFGGDHPKAEDACARLDELARKGKNPFAPPKDEACSFQNGGPATAHVTGTWRGQEVDTTFRRRNGCDISRWNNLEPVLPGEHS, from the coding sequence ATGCTGCGTCTCGCCGCCCTCGCCGTCACCTCCGCCCTGGCCGCCGCGGCCGCCGGACCACTGCCACCGCTGCCGCCCCTCGGCCGGCTGCTCGCCACGCCCGACCGGCTCACCATCGAGCTCTCCAACACCGGCAACCGGCTCGTGGACGGCAAGTTCCGGCTCGAGTGCCGCCCGTTCGGCGGCGACCACCCCAAGGCAGAGGACGCCTGCGCCCGTCTCGACGAACTGGCGAGGAAGGGCAAGAACCCCTTCGCCCCGCCCAAGGACGAGGCCTGTTCCTTCCAGAACGGCGGACCGGCCACCGCCCACGTCACGGGAACATGGCGCGGCCAGGAGGTGGACACCACCTTCCGCCGCAGGAACGGATGCGACATCTCCCGGTGGAACAACCTGGAACCTGTCCTTCCGGGGGAGCATTCCTGA
- a CDS encoding PAS domain-containing protein: MSSRPSRGAARLAAILDALPDALLLVNANGTVVNANSIALEVMESPGTGLVGRGVLDLLPEFDSKQIPGSMRRPGDREEGRSRPKRMIARRTDGSEFPVEVTSAHLDGRDAYREPQPAYTGDELLMLVVRDLSETVDTEAELARSQRQTEMILRAAAEGVVGTDTDGRVVLVNPAAAQILGYRATDLGNRELHGLIQHSRADGSPFPFDESPLADTLRSGRKHRVRGQVLWNKAGQAVAVDLTTSPVRDGELLVGAVMTFTDRRPYDALAARHAQLLAVLGDSLRGPLDELRGELATLAADDAGQLWPEANQLLHHLAAGYSRMTTLVDNVLGYQRLDAGSEKLKKKNVLINTVVAAGINGAVELIGPGRVQFAVHAPTIEAEVDAQRIATSLAHLVADVAGVDATGKTAQGSGYGDSTIVVAAAQRGDVVRIEVRGPYEGGNPVHEPIVRGVVAAHGGVLQTVEVPGAPGGAYVLELPLGSGAGAVTLPEAEQEPAPEPEGAPATVSGGRRGRRGVDAFLEDEAAGAKAPEAREGGSALALPSGRRRAEGEAPAQAAVSGPAELAQSPVNPAGLGTGRRRGRDGDDAPHDRPVPPQGTATPMPALPPVPAVPPVPLTEHPAGRRRALGPAGAAAPPAGPVPAAGLPAPAAPRPIAPEGGFALPAGPTPGSASASASGPTPGSASAEADSEGPGGRRGRRVLGAPAAPEPQDPPAAAETALPTGRRRALPATPAWPVPAARTTTEDVETPGQPSVPGARRPGDTPAAAAQPISVRALGTLGQGISVDPAAMGTDGSGSGRRRRLSEPAPQGRAFAIGAPEAGAAEGPEPLDGPGGAVEVVNRPVPQPVDDELPPEPLDNPRRLLVWPAPDAQTQQALSDRGYRPVIVHSREEVDAQIAAFPAALFVDPLTGPITRTALQSLRQAAVAAEVPVLVTAGLGHATREAAYGADPAVLLKALAPRDSEQHPSRVLLIEEHDEIAIALTAALERRGLQVARAGADTDAVELATRMRPNLVVMDLMQVRRRRAGIVDWLRANGLLNRTPLVVYTTAGIGPADLPRLASGESVLFLAERATTADVQGRIVDLLAKIGTN, from the coding sequence GTGAGCAGCAGGCCATCCCGAGGCGCTGCTCGCCTCGCAGCAATACTCGACGCACTTCCGGACGCGCTGTTGCTCGTCAACGCCAACGGCACGGTCGTCAACGCCAATTCGATCGCCCTCGAGGTCATGGAGAGCCCCGGCACCGGGCTCGTCGGCCGCGGGGTGCTCGACCTCCTGCCGGAGTTCGACTCCAAGCAGATCCCCGGTTCGATGCGCCGCCCCGGCGACCGCGAAGAGGGCCGCTCCCGGCCGAAACGGATGATCGCGCGCCGCACCGACGGCAGCGAGTTCCCCGTCGAGGTCACCAGCGCCCACCTCGACGGCCGTGACGCCTACCGCGAGCCCCAGCCCGCCTACACCGGCGACGAACTGCTGATGCTCGTCGTACGGGACCTCTCCGAGACCGTGGACACCGAGGCCGAGCTGGCCCGCTCCCAGCGGCAGACCGAGATGATCCTGCGCGCCGCCGCCGAGGGCGTCGTGGGCACCGACACCGACGGCCGCGTCGTCCTGGTCAATCCGGCCGCCGCGCAGATCCTCGGCTACCGCGCCACCGATCTCGGCAACCGCGAGCTGCACGGGCTGATCCAGCACTCCCGCGCCGACGGCTCGCCCTTCCCCTTCGACGAGTCCCCGCTCGCCGACACCCTGCGCAGCGGGCGCAAGCACCGGGTCCGCGGACAGGTGCTGTGGAACAAGGCCGGACAGGCCGTCGCCGTCGACCTGACCACCTCGCCCGTACGGGACGGGGAGCTGCTCGTCGGCGCCGTGATGACCTTCACCGACCGGCGCCCGTACGACGCCCTCGCGGCGCGCCACGCCCAGCTGCTGGCGGTGCTCGGCGACTCCCTGCGGGGCCCGCTGGACGAGCTGCGCGGGGAGCTGGCCACCCTGGCCGCCGACGACGCGGGACAGCTGTGGCCGGAGGCCAACCAGCTGCTGCACCATCTGGCCGCCGGCTACTCGCGGATGACCACCCTCGTGGACAACGTGCTCGGCTACCAGCGCCTGGATGCGGGCAGCGAGAAGCTCAAGAAGAAGAACGTCCTGATCAACACGGTCGTCGCGGCCGGCATCAACGGCGCGGTCGAGCTGATCGGCCCCGGCCGGGTGCAGTTCGCCGTCCACGCCCCGACCATCGAGGCCGAGGTGGACGCGCAGCGGATCGCGACCTCCCTCGCGCACCTGGTCGCGGACGTCGCCGGGGTGGACGCCACCGGCAAGACCGCCCAGGGCAGCGGGTACGGCGACTCCACGATCGTGGTGGCTGCGGCCCAGCGCGGCGATGTCGTACGGATCGAGGTGCGCGGCCCCTACGAGGGCGGCAACCCGGTGCACGAGCCGATCGTGCGGGGCGTCGTCGCCGCGCACGGCGGGGTCCTGCAGACGGTGGAGGTTCCGGGCGCGCCCGGCGGAGCTTACGTACTGGAGCTGCCGCTGGGATCGGGAGCCGGGGCGGTGACCCTGCCGGAAGCTGAGCAGGAGCCCGCGCCGGAGCCCGAGGGTGCTCCGGCGACGGTCTCCGGCGGCCGGCGGGGCCGCCGCGGGGTGGACGCCTTCCTGGAGGACGAGGCGGCCGGGGCGAAGGCTCCCGAGGCGCGCGAGGGCGGGAGCGCGCTGGCGCTGCCGTCCGGGCGGCGCCGGGCCGAGGGCGAAGCCCCCGCGCAGGCGGCCGTGTCCGGACCGGCGGAGCTGGCGCAGTCCCCGGTGAACCCGGCCGGGCTCGGTACCGGGCGCCGGCGGGGCCGTGACGGCGACGACGCCCCGCACGACCGGCCCGTGCCCCCGCAGGGCACCGCCACCCCCATGCCCGCGCTCCCGCCCGTACCCGCGGTGCCCCCGGTTCCACTGACCGAGCACCCGGCGGGCCGCCGGCGGGCGCTGGGTCCCGCCGGGGCGGCCGCCCCGCCCGCCGGACCGGTTCCGGCGGCCGGGCTCCCGGCCCCCGCCGCGCCCCGGCCCATCGCCCCCGAGGGTGGCTTCGCGCTGCCCGCCGGTCCGACTCCGGGTTCCGCTTCCGCGTCCGCGTCCGGGCCGACTCCGGGTTCCGCTTCCGCCGAGGCCGACTCCGAAGGCCCGGGCGGGCGCCGTGGCCGCCGGGTGCTCGGCGCGCCCGCGGCCCCCGAACCGCAGGACCCCCCGGCCGCTGCGGAGACCGCGCTGCCGACCGGGCGGCGGCGTGCGCTGCCGGCGACCCCCGCCTGGCCCGTTCCGGCTGCCAGGACCACCACCGAGGACGTCGAGACCCCCGGGCAGCCCTCCGTCCCCGGCGCCCGCCGGCCGGGCGACACCCCGGCGGCCGCGGCGCAGCCGATCAGCGTGCGCGCTCTGGGCACCCTGGGCCAGGGCATCTCCGTGGACCCCGCCGCCATGGGCACCGACGGTTCCGGATCCGGCCGTCGCCGCCGGCTCTCCGAACCCGCGCCCCAGGGGCGGGCCTTCGCCATAGGGGCCCCCGAGGCGGGCGCCGCCGAGGGCCCCGAGCCGCTGGACGGCCCCGGGGGAGCGGTCGAGGTGGTCAACCGGCCCGTGCCGCAGCCCGTGGACGACGAACTGCCGCCCGAGCCGCTGGACAACCCGCGCCGGCTGCTGGTGTGGCCGGCGCCGGACGCGCAGACGCAGCAGGCGCTCAGCGACCGCGGCTACCGCCCGGTGATCGTGCACTCCCGCGAGGAGGTGGACGCGCAGATCGCGGCGTTCCCCGCCGCGCTGTTCGTCGACCCGCTGACCGGGCCGATCACCCGGACCGCCCTGCAGTCCCTGCGCCAGGCCGCGGTGGCCGCCGAGGTCCCCGTACTGGTCACGGCCGGGCTGGGGCATGCCACGCGCGAGGCGGCGTACGGTGCCGATCCGGCGGTCCTGCTCAAGGCTCTCGCGCCGCGCGACAGCGAGCAGCACCCCTCCCGGGTCCTGCTGATCGAGGAGCACGACGAGATCGCCATCGCGCTGACC